A window of Pantoea agglomerans contains these coding sequences:
- a CDS encoding type II toxin-antitoxin system RelE/ParE family toxin, giving the protein MGVYLTPEFDAERRRLGITDKILCKTAQKVFSGLKGSQLGKFTYKRRIALPKVSERDGARSIVFFNDGEHLYFFYLYAKSSLTKKKGKEIEDAEIDIFCSIAPDFIEMDQNRINALLKEKELFEVNCDE; this is encoded by the coding sequence ATGGGCGTCTATTTAACGCCTGAGTTCGACGCAGAGCGCAGGCGGCTGGGAATTACGGACAAAATTCTTTGTAAAACGGCCCAAAAGGTTTTTAGCGGGCTGAAGGGAAGCCAGCTGGGAAAATTTACCTATAAAAGACGCATTGCCCTGCCGAAAGTAAGCGAAAGAGATGGCGCGCGCTCAATCGTTTTCTTTAATGACGGCGAGCATCTTTACTTTTTTTATCTTTACGCGAAAAGCTCGCTTACTAAAAAGAAAGGGAAAGAAATAGAAGATGCTGAAATAGACATTTTTTGCAGCATCGCACCAGATTTCATAGAGATGGACCAGAACAGGATAAATGCGCTGCTTAAAGAGAAAGAGCTATTTGAGGTTAATTGCGATGAGTGA
- a CDS encoding helix-turn-helix domain-containing protein — MSDDLKNIYTMAQRYNKHGVVKDDTLKTIEARIKAAEIPEVRPMMGEEIKAVRLRWKLSQSVLARMTGMSVESVSKWERGESKPNQAVLRIINMISDKGPEIFMY, encoded by the coding sequence ATGAGTGATGATTTGAAAAACATCTATACTATGGCGCAGCGCTATAACAAGCACGGCGTTGTGAAAGACGATACCCTCAAAACCATTGAGGCTCGCATTAAAGCTGCGGAAATTCCTGAGGTTCGTCCGATGATGGGCGAAGAAATTAAGGCGGTCCGTCTGCGCTGGAAGCTCTCTCAGTCAGTTCTGGCTCGCATGACCGGCATGTCAGTTGAAAGCGTCTCAAAATGGGAGCGTGGAGAAAGCAAGCCGAATCAGGCGGTGCTGCGCATTATAAATATGATTTCCGATAAAGGTCCGGAAATATTTATGTATTGA
- a CDS encoding glutathione S-transferase: protein MKLIGSYTSPFVRKISVMLLEKGIVFEFVNDAPYSPDSQVSHHNPLGKVPTLIDDSQQAWFDSSIIAQYLELRGDAPALLPEDAWLALHIRQTERLADGVSDCASVIVREKLRAPEQQSAEVLTRNREKILRGLDKLEAIAAEGRLLNNGTLNLADIAVGCTIGYINFRHVVPNWCVDRPALVKLAEHLFQRESFARTAPPAA from the coding sequence ATGAAACTGATCGGCAGCTATACCAGCCCTTTTGTACGGAAGATATCTGTCATGCTGCTGGAGAAAGGCATCGTATTCGAATTTGTGAACGATGCGCCTTACAGCCCCGACAGCCAGGTTTCGCACCACAATCCGCTGGGCAAGGTGCCGACGCTGATTGACGACAGCCAGCAGGCCTGGTTTGACTCCTCGATTATCGCACAGTATCTGGAGCTGCGCGGCGATGCGCCCGCGCTGCTGCCGGAGGACGCCTGGCTGGCGCTGCATATTCGGCAGACCGAGCGGCTGGCAGACGGGGTCAGCGACTGCGCCAGCGTTATCGTGCGCGAGAAGCTGCGCGCGCCGGAGCAGCAGTCCGCCGAGGTGCTGACGCGCAACCGGGAGAAGATCCTGCGCGGGCTGGATAAGCTGGAAGCCATAGCGGCGGAAGGGCGTTTGCTGAATAACGGCACGCTCAATCTTGCCGATATCGCGGTGGGCTGCACCATCGGCTATATCAACTTTCGCCACGTCGTGCCCAACTGGTGCGTGGATCGCCCGGCGCTGGTGAAGCTGGCGGAGCATCTGTTTCAGCGCGAGAGTTTTGCGCGTACCGCGCCGCCTGCTGCGTAG
- the fdhE gene encoding formate dehydrogenase accessory protein FdhE encodes MSIRIIPQDQLEKSEKNTADTIPPLLFPRLKNLYSRRAARLRDLAAKNPLGDYLRFAAKIAQAQEIVLYDHPLHRDLHDRLVQSAAEGKPPLDIHSLPRDAHWQRLLHSLIAELKPEMTGQALAVLENLEKTAAGELETLASALLAGEFALVSSDKAPFIWAALSVYWAQMAALIPGKARAEYGEHRQFCPVCASMPVASVVHLGTQQGLRYLHCNLCESEWYVARSKCSNCEQTRDLHYWSLDSEHAAVKAESCGDCGTYLKMLYQEKDPALEPVADDLASLVLDARMEQEGFSRSSLNPFLFPDES; translated from the coding sequence ATGAGTATTCGCATCATCCCGCAAGACCAGCTGGAGAAGAGCGAAAAAAACACGGCGGATACCATTCCGCCGTTACTTTTTCCACGGCTGAAGAACCTTTATAGCCGCCGCGCTGCGCGACTGCGCGATCTGGCGGCTAAAAATCCGCTGGGCGACTATTTGCGTTTCGCCGCCAAGATCGCCCAGGCGCAGGAGATCGTGCTGTATGACCATCCGCTGCACCGGGATCTTCACGATCGCCTGGTGCAGAGCGCCGCCGAGGGCAAGCCGCCGCTCGACATTCACAGCCTGCCGCGCGACGCGCACTGGCAGCGGCTGCTGCATTCGCTGATCGCCGAGCTAAAGCCGGAGATGACCGGCCAGGCGCTGGCGGTGCTGGAAAACCTGGAAAAAACCGCCGCAGGCGAACTGGAAACCCTTGCCAGCGCGCTGCTGGCGGGCGAGTTCGCACTGGTCAGCAGCGACAAAGCGCCCTTTATCTGGGCGGCGCTGTCGGTTTACTGGGCGCAGATGGCGGCGCTGATCCCGGGCAAAGCGCGCGCCGAATATGGCGAGCATCGCCAGTTCTGCCCCGTATGCGCCAGCATGCCGGTGGCGAGCGTGGTGCATCTCGGCACGCAGCAGGGCCTGCGCTATCTGCACTGCAACCTGTGCGAAAGCGAGTGGTATGTGGCGCGCAGCAAGTGCAGCAACTGCGAACAGACGCGCGACCTGCACTACTGGTCGCTGGACAGCGAGCATGCGGCGGTAAAAGCGGAGAGCTGCGGCGACTGCGGTACCTATCTGAAGATGCTTTATCAGGAAAAGGATCCGGCGCTGGAGCCGGTAGCGGACGACCTCGCCTCGCTGGTGCTGGATGCGCGCATGGAGCAGGAAGGCTTTTCACGCAGCAGCCTGAACCCTTTTCTTTTTCCGGATGAGAGCTAA